In Pseudemcibacter aquimaris, the sequence TCTGCATCCGAAATCCGTTTGGCAAGCTCATTTGCCGCAAAACCACCGAATACTACGGCATGGACAGCCCCTAACCGTGCACTAGCAAGCATGGCAATCACAGCTTCCGGGATCATCGGCATATAAAGCAATACCCTGTCCCCTTTATCAACGCCTAATGACCTGAGCATTGACGCACATTTGGACACTTGATCCTGTAATTCTACATAAGATATTTTACGTGACGCACCGGTCATGGCGCTATCGTAAATAATGGCCGTTCTGTCGCCATTCCCTGCTTCTACATGGCGGTCAACGGCATTATAACAAGTGTTGCATTCAGCACCAGGAAACCAACGTGATAGTGGGGCTCTACTGTTATCAAGGACCGTGTCCCATTGTTGTGACCAAGTTATTTCGCTCGCTGCATCATCCCAGAATTTTTCCGGATTATCATTCCACGCTTGGTATATTTCTTTGTAAGAACTCAAGACCCATTTTCCTTATCTTAAAATTTCGCATACTTTAGTGGGGATATGAAAATATACAAACAGAAAATTTAACCTGACTAATTTAGCAAACATTAACTTATAGACAATATACTGCGCGCAGATGATCAGCATAATTAAATGTTATCCTGCTATTTAATTGAAAATAAAAATAATAAAAACAAACAATTGAAAAAAAACATGACGAAAATTTCAGAACGCCCAGTTAGCGATATTAAAGGATCAACCGGATGGATCGGGGTCGTTGCATTATCATTTAGTTTAGCTTTATGCTTTTTCCTTCAGCTACAACCATTTCAATCAATATTTCTTTGTTTGCTTATCACATTGGTGTCTATGGTTTCATGGGATGTATTGGTCAACAAAGTCTATCTAAATGATGAATTTGATTTTTCGAAACCACTGCCCAGATCAGAAACATTTGCCATTGTTAAAACGAAATATGTTGGTTTTCTCGTCCTTGTCGTCGCAATTATGGTCGTTTATTCATCATTTAATTACTATACCGATGAACATTTTGATGCCTATAAATCAGTACTGCAGGCATTCCTTCCAATCATTCTAACCATTGCACCGGTCTATTTCTGGTTAACAACCAAATATATGACAAACCCAAAAGATTCACTTTGGCAATTTGGTAAACTCGTTACTTTCCAAATACACCTTGTAGAAGCTGATAAAATCAAAGGCTTTTGTATGTCATGGACCATTAAGGTGTTTTTCTTTGCCTTCATGGCGTCCTTTATGCCACCGCAAATTTTATATTTTACCAATCATTTTGAACTGGACCTTAGTTCAATCTCGATTACAGAAGCTTTTATGTTAATCAACCGCTACATATTAATTTTTGATATGGCGCTCGGCACGGTTGGTTACATAATGACCTTCAAAATTTTAAACAGTCATATCAGAAGTTCAAATCCTTATCTAATGGGTTGGGTTGCCGCACTTATATGTTATCCACCATTTTCCATTATTGGAAAAGACGAATTTATTTATTATCAAAAAGATACTTTACAATGGCATGAGTGGTTTGCTGGTAATGACACAGCCCTTATTATTTGGGCTGCCATTATTCTGATTTTTACGGCCATTTATTCATGGGCCACAATTGTATTTGGCATCAGATTTTCAAACCTGACCAATCGCGGTATCATTACAGATGGACCGTTTAAATATACAAAACATCCCGCCTATATTTCCAAGAATGTCTTTTGGTGGCTTACGTTCCTGCCATTTTTAACCACATCTAATACGGCAGTTGCAATGCAAAACTGTCTGATGCTGATTATTGTTAATCTGATCTATTATTGGCGCGCCAAAACAGAAGAAAAGCATCTGATGGAAGAACCGAAATACAGGGAATATGTTGCTTATATGGAAGAACATTCATTGATAGCGAAATTAAAAAGAAAATTTCGCTAACTCAGCTATCCATATTACAGCCAAGCATACCTGATACCGGAATTATATTCTGGCTACCGTCCTGACTTTTGATGGTAATTAATCCTGATGGGATTTTAATCCCTTCATAAATATTCTGTGCCGCAT encodes:
- a CDS encoding methyltransferase family protein; the encoded protein is MTKISERPVSDIKGSTGWIGVVALSFSLALCFFLQLQPFQSIFLCLLITLVSMVSWDVLVNKVYLNDEFDFSKPLPRSETFAIVKTKYVGFLVLVVAIMVVYSSFNYYTDEHFDAYKSVLQAFLPIILTIAPVYFWLTTKYMTNPKDSLWQFGKLVTFQIHLVEADKIKGFCMSWTIKVFFFAFMASFMPPQILYFTNHFELDLSSISITEAFMLINRYILIFDMALGTVGYIMTFKILNSHIRSSNPYLMGWVAALICYPPFSIIGKDEFIYYQKDTLQWHEWFAGNDTALIIWAAIILIFTAIYSWATIVFGIRFSNLTNRGIITDGPFKYTKHPAYISKNVFWWLTFLPFLTTSNTAVAMQNCLMLIIVNLIYYWRAKTEEKHLMEEPKYREYVAYMEEHSLIAKLKRKFR